The Pseudomonas sp. MPC6 nucleotide sequence TGTGCTGGAAGGCCGTTCGATCGCTTTCACTCCTGGCGCTCGCCTGTACAACGCCAAGCGTGAAATCGTCGCAGAAGACCGAGAGTCCTATTGCCTCATGTGAGGTGAATCAGCGGTCGTTTTTCTGGTAGATGATTTTCTTGGTGCCGCCTGCGCACGAGCCAACGACCATGTTCTGATCGTGCACTTCATCGTTGGTGACAATTTCCAGGGTGTAGGAAGAGACGTTGTTGGCCTGGATCTTGGCTTCGATTTCGGCCTTGAGTTCTTCACAGGATTTCGGTGCCGCCAGGGCCGATGTGGCCAGCGCGCTACAGATAAGCGCCAAGGCAAAACGTTTCATGGTTGAAGCTCCTTTGAGGGCAGCGCGCACGTGGATGCGTTTTTGCTGCTGTCATTTATTCGACCACAGTTT carries:
- a CDS encoding DUF1161 domain-containing protein, which translates into the protein MKRFALALICSALATSALAAPKSCEELKAEIEAKIQANNVSSYTLEIVTNDEVHDQNMVVGSCAGGTKKIIYQKNDR